In the genome of Oncorhynchus nerka isolate Pitt River linkage group LG4, Oner_Uvic_2.0, whole genome shotgun sequence, the window atttttcagtttttgatttgttaaaaaagtttgaaatatccaataaatgtcgttccacttcatgattgtgtcccacttgttgttgattcttcacaaaaaaatacagttttatatctttatgtttgaagcctgaaatgtggcaaaaggtcgcaaagttcaagggggccgaatactttcgcaaggcactgtataatgtTATCTAAGTATTTTGCTGTGATGCTTTCTGTATCAGTCCTTAaccactctctctaccccctcctcctccctccctcgcaCATGCCCCTTTCCAGGCAGAGTTCACAGCCATGCGGGACCAGTACATGCGGGCGGGCGAGGGCTTCATCATCTCCTACTCCATCACAGATAGGCGGAGCTTACAGGAGGCACGCCAGTTCAAGCAGCTCATTGACCGTGTGCGCCGCACCGCCAACACCCCCGTGGTACTGGTGGGCAACAAGTCTGACCTGACTCATCTACGACAGGTGAGAATTCAgggaaagaaagaaggaaggaaggagggaagcgGGGCAAGGGACACCCATTGGTAGTCTTGGCACTACAGTATGTTTTGCCCGCTATCTGGCTGCATTAAATTCCTACCGCTGTTCAAAATGCCTGTCTTTATATATTTACTGGATGATCTACAGATTGCCTGTCTgactggtatagtatagtagattTACCAAGGAGACTGGGGGATCTGTAGATTTACCAAGGAGACTGGGGGATCTGTAGATTTACCAAGGAGACGGGGGGATCTGTAGATTTACCAAGGAGACGGGGGATCTGTAGATTTACCAAGGAGACGGGGGGATCTGTAGATTTACCAAGGAGACGGGGGGATCTGTAGATTTACCAAGGAGACGGGGGATCTGTAGATTTACCAAGGAGACGGGGGGATCTGTAGATTTACCAAGGAGACGGGGGGATCTGTAGATTTACCAAGGAGACGGGGGGATCTGTAGATTTACCAAGGAGACGGGGGGATCTGTAGATTTACCAAGGAGACTGGGGGGGATCTGTAGATTTACCAAGGAGACTGGGGGATCTGTAGATTTACCAAGGAGACTGGGGGGGATCTGTAGATTTACCAAGGAGACTGGGGGATCTGTAGATTTACCAAGGAGACGGGGGGAGGGGGATCTGTAGATTTACCAAGGAGACGGGGGGGATCTGTAGATTTACCAAGGGGGGGAGGGAATCTGTAGATTTAAACATTTACCgtaacatatacagtgccttcagaaagtatttatacaCCTTgctttattccacattttgttgttacagcctgaatatttAATCCCCTTGTATATCTTTTTTTCTCTCACTCGTCTACACataataccgcataatgacaaagtgaaaatgtttttagaaatacagtatctaatttacataagtagtcacactcctgagtcaatactttgtagaagcacctttggcaactattacatctgtgagtctttctgggtaagtttccaagagttttccacacctggattgtacagcatttgtccattattcttttaaaaggGGAATTCAtcttccagtacctggtggaaagcaggctgaaccaggttttactccaggcatacccataacatgatgcagccaccattatgcttgaaaatatggagagtggtactcagtaatgtattgGATTGGATTTGCCGCAAACATAACAATTTGTAATCGGGACAAAAagggaattgctttgccacattttttgcagtattactttagtgccttgttgcatttaaaaaatatattttgtattctgtacaggtttccttcttttcactccgtcaattaggttagtagtgtggagtaactacaatgttgttgatccatcctcagttttctcctatcacagcctttcaattctgtaactgttttaaagtcaccattggcctcatggtgaaatcccagaggtttccttcctctccggcaactgagttaaaaAGGACGcctgtctttgtagtgactgggtgtaaaaAATGACAGGccttatctttttaagtggggtaacttgcacaattggtggctgactaaataattttttgccccactgtagttgtgtggggtacagagatgaggtagttattcaAAATTCACATTaaatactattattgcacacatgaaacttatgtgacttgttaatagaatttgtactcctgaacttatttaggcttgctattttatttatttaaccttttatttaactaggcaagtcagttaagaacaaactcttatttacaatgatggcctaccaaaaatGTAAAGACCTCCTGTGGGGACCGGGACTGggattcatttattttttaattacacataaatataggacaaaacacatatcacgacaagagagacaacacaacagtacatagagagagacctaagacaacaacatggcaacacatgacaacacagcatggtagcaacatgacaacaacatggtagcagcacaaaacatggtacaaacattattggccacagacaacagcacaaagggcaagaaggtagaagatgacaatacatcacgcaaagcagcaaTAACAAATGGGttgtcattttttattaatttgtaaacattttgaaaaacataattccactttgacattatggtgtattgtgtgtaggccagtggggggaaaaaaacatctcaatttcatccattttaaattcaggctgtaacacaacaaaatgtggaaaaattctatgggtctgaatactttctgaagggactGTATATCATGACTCTATTTGGtaccatatactgtatataccagaggaggctggtgggaggagctaaaggaggatgggctcattgcaATGGCTGGAATGGATAGGTGGATCGAAGTCGACCATGTGGTTCACATGTGTTTGATACATTCCATTTATtcctttccagccattacaatgagcccatcctcctatagctcctccaaccagccgCCACTGGTATATACCAATTATCGTCTGTCTGTTGGTTTTTATCTGTATATTGGCTTTGAACATGCTGCTTCCCTCCGCTGAAATAGGTGTCAGTAGAGGAGGGGAAAGAACTGGCTCGGGAGTTCCAGTGCCCCTTCTTCGAGACCTCAGCGGCATTTCGCTACTACATCGACGAGGTATTTGCCGCCCTGGTCCGCCAGATTCGCCAGCGCGAGGCAGAATCGGTCCGCGGCAGCGAGAGGAAAACCAGGAGGAGCCAGTCGTTCTGGAGCCGCATGCGCTCCACCTTCCACAAGAAACAGCACTCTGAGCACTGAGAGAGAGACGCTGTGAGATATGTTACCCTTACAGCCCCAATTCCTAGTTCCAACTCCCACGAGGAGACCAATGACTCTTATCTGAGTTAGATTGAGTGTTTGCAATGGGCAATTAAACTAACAATCATTACTGAAGATATGAGTCTTCTGTGCGCTTCAGAGAAGGCAGGAACTGTGCTGATGTACCGTATGCTCATTGTGCTGAAAATTGGGTCTGGTTTTTAACGACAGCCGACGTTAGCATTTTTAGTATCCAATGAAACCAATTGACTGTAGTGTTGTATATTGTAAATGCTGAGACACTGTGGAGTTGGCCTGAAGTTACGACATTTCTTTGATGGAGAGCCAGTGAGGAGACGTTTAGGTGAAACTGTATTGGGGGGCTGAAGAGAGGTAGAGATTATGGGGAattggagaggggaagggagcaAAGACTAGGCTATTCAGAAGGTCACACAGTAGGTAAAGTGGCATAGGTGCTGAGGAGTGAACTCCAAAGTTTGATTTTAAAG includes:
- the rit1 gene encoding GTP-binding protein Rit1 isoform X1, whose protein sequence is MESLRGSAGLSREYKLVMLGEGGVGKSAIIMQFISHRFPEDHDPTIEDAYKTQIRIDDEPANLDILDTAGQAEFTAMRDQYMRAGEGFIISYSITDRRSLQEARQFKQLIDRVRRTANTPVVLVGNKSDLTHLRQVSVEEGKELAREFQCPFFETSAAFRYYIDEVFAALVRQIRQREAESVRGSERKTRRSQSFWSRMRSTFHKKQHSEH
- the rit1 gene encoding GTP-binding protein Rit1 isoform X2, which translates into the protein MQFISHRFPEDHDPTIEDAYKTQIRIDDEPANLDILDTAGQAEFTAMRDQYMRAGEGFIISYSITDRRSLQEARQFKQLIDRVRRTANTPVVLVGNKSDLTHLRQVSVEEGKELAREFQCPFFETSAAFRYYIDEVFAALVRQIRQREAESVRGSERKTRRSQSFWSRMRSTFHKKQHSEH